Below is a genomic region from Actinomycetota bacterium.
CGGTTCCGGTAGTGGCACGTTGAATATGTGACTCAAAATTCGTCTGGCTGCTGGAGCCGCTGTGGATCCACCATGCCCACCCTGCTCAACAAGGACGACAATGACGTATTGAGGATTATCCGCCGGTGCGTAGCATGCGAACCAGGCAAAGTCATCTTTGCCAAAGACCTGGGCGGTACCGGTCTTTCCGGCCACGGGTACGGGGAAGCCCGCAAAGGCTCCACTCGCCGTTCCTTGAGAGACCACTCTCTTCAGAGCAATTTGCGTGGCACCGATGATCCCCGGGGGCAATTCCAATTTTCCCAATTCCTGCGGTTTAAATTCATAGGAAACCCTGTCGTCTGGAGTTAAAAGAGCCTTGGCTACATGAGGCTTGTAAAGAATGCCGCCATTGGCGATTGCCGCGTAAGCATTGGCCATTTGAAGCGGGGTGACCAGCAAGTCGCCCTGTCCAATGGCCATATTTACCGTATCTCCTGGAAGCCAGACCCTGTATCGTGGATTATTCTTATATTGCTCCCTTTTCCAGGCTTTGTCGGGAACCCTTCCCTTGGCTTCCGAGGGGAGATCGATTCCGGTGAGGGCACCAAATCCAAACCTTCGTGACCATTCCTGGAACTTCTCCTGGGTTTTATGGAGCATATAACCAATTTCATAGAATACCACATCGCAGGAGTGGATGATTCCTCTGATCAAGTCGATTCCTCCGTGGCCGGAGCGTTTCCAACAAGATTTAGCCCAGCGCTCGCCAAAGCGAGTCCATCTACCGGTACATTTAAAGGTGCTTCTGGGCGAGACCAGATGCTCAGCCATCCCGGCCACCGCTGTGATGGGTTTAAAAGTCGAACCCGGGGGATATGAACACATTATCGCCCGGTTATTTAGGGGGAAATGGTTTGAGGGGTCGTTTAACAGCGCCCACTCTTCGCTTGAAACCCCACCCTTGAAAAGACGGGGATCATAGGAAGGGTGACTCGCTAAAGCCAATACCTCTCCATTTCTGGGATCCATGACCAAGACGGCTCCGGCGGCTGCCTTTTCATGTTTATGTCCATGAGCGGTGTCGATGGCAGCTGCCAGGGCCTCCTCGGCAGCCTGTTGTATGTCTGCATCTATGGTGAGCATGAGATTATAGCCGGGCACGGGGTCTTTCTTGCCCAGAATCCTTAAGGGTCTTCCGGTGGCATCGACTTCCACCTGCTGTCCTCCCTTTTCGCCTCGCAAGACTGACTCGTACTGTCTTTCAACCCCGGTTTTACCGATGAAATCCCCCAAGCTGTAATGCTTGTATTCTTTCTTCTTCAGTTCTTCCTCTGAGATCTCCCCAAGGTATCCAAGAATGTGAGCGGCGAGATTCCCTCTGGGGTAGTCTCTGATGGATTCAATTTGAATATCGACACCGGGAAACTCCGATTGATGCTCCTCGATAAAGCTAAGAGTTCTTTCATCCACATCTTTCTTGACGATCACCGGTTTTAAGGGATCTCTCTTCTCCTCCAGCTTTTCCTCGATTTCCTGGACGCTTACCCCAAGAACTTCTGCTAGCTGGGAGAGGACCTCTCTTTTATCCTTTACGATAGAGGGATCCACGGAGATGGCAGGGCTGGGGCGGTTTTCAACGAGGACATTTCCCTTGTGGTCATAGATGGTTCCCCGGGGGGCATCCACGGCAACCAGTCTTATTCGATTTTCCTCGGCCAACTTTGCATACTTCTCACCCGCTAAGACCTGCAAAAACCAAAGCCTTCCCAATAA
It encodes:
- the mrdA gene encoding penicillin-binding protein 2, whose translation is MVPEKIHIRVAIFGILALLVFSVLLGRLWFLQVLAGEKYAKLAEENRIRLVAVDAPRGTIYDHKGNVLVENRPSPAISVDPSIVKDKREVLSQLAEVLGVSVQEIEEKLEEKRDPLKPVIVKKDVDERTLSFIEEHQSEFPGVDIQIESIRDYPRGNLAAHILGYLGEISEEELKKKEYKHYSLGDFIGKTGVERQYESVLRGEKGGQQVEVDATGRPLRILGKKDPVPGYNLMLTIDADIQQAAEEALAAAIDTAHGHKHEKAAAGAVLVMDPRNGEVLALASHPSYDPRLFKGGVSSEEWALLNDPSNHFPLNNRAIMCSYPPGSTFKPITAVAGMAEHLVSPRSTFKCTGRWTRFGERWAKSCWKRSGHGGIDLIRGIIHSCDVVFYEIGYMLHKTQEKFQEWSRRFGFGALTGIDLPSEAKGRVPDKAWKREQYKNNPRYRVWLPGDTVNMAIGQGDLLVTPLQMANAYAAIANGGILYKPHVAKALLTPDDRVSYEFKPQELGKLELPPGIIGATQIALKRVVSQGTASGAFAGFPVPVAGKTGTAQVFGKDDFAWFACYAPADNPQYVIVVLVEQGGHGGSTAAPAARRILSHIFNVPLPEPVDVIDVSR